A single genomic interval of uncultured Desulfobulbus sp. harbors:
- the cmk gene encoding (d)CMP kinase has protein sequence MSRKRIVTIDGPSGGGKSTVSRALAAKLHFTYLDTGAMYRAVAYECRKAGMAAEESPQLAGLLASITMELLPPLPGGDDVRVVVNGGEIGPELRTPEMGMLASQFSSLPMVRSTLTRLQQEIGAGGCIVAEGRDTGTVVFPDAAWKFFLDAGAEVRARRRAAQLRSKGETVDEAQLLAQIIKRDKDDRERSLAPLKAALDAILIDSSQIPAESVVEQMHAHVLRTPCCHGE, from the coding sequence ATGTCGCGTAAACGGATCGTCACCATCGATGGCCCCTCGGGGGGCGGGAAATCCACAGTTTCGCGGGCATTGGCGGCAAAACTGCACTTCACCTATCTCGATACCGGTGCCATGTACCGGGCTGTGGCCTATGAGTGCCGCAAGGCCGGGATGGCTGCCGAGGAAAGCCCGCAGTTGGCCGGGTTGCTGGCCTCCATCACTATGGAGTTGCTGCCTCCGCTTCCAGGCGGGGACGATGTTCGGGTGGTGGTTAACGGGGGGGAGATCGGGCCTGAACTGCGTACTCCGGAGATGGGGATGCTCGCCTCGCAGTTCTCCTCCCTGCCGATGGTGCGCTCAACCCTGACCCGCCTGCAGCAGGAGATCGGTGCCGGCGGTTGCATTGTCGCCGAGGGCCGTGACACCGGCACGGTGGTCTTTCCGGATGCGGCCTGGAAATTTTTTCTCGATGCCGGCGCCGAGGTTCGGGCCAGACGCCGCGCAGCCCAACTGCGCAGCAAGGGAGAGACAGTGGATGAAGCTCAGTTGCTCGCCCAGATCATCAAGCGGGACAAGGACGACCGGGAACGGAGCCTGGCGCCCTTGAAAGCCGCCCTGGATGCGATCCTGATCGACTCCTCGCAAATTCCCGCCGAATCAGTGGTTGAGCAGATGCATGCCCATGTTCTGCGCACCCCCTGCTGCCACGGCGAATAA
- the hisC gene encoding histidinol-phosphate transaminase, whose amino-acid sequence MQLPVPQNIAAIVPYPPGKPMDELEREYGVTNAIKLASNENAWGPSPKAVEAIAQMLSTLHRYPDGSSYYLTEAVAKWIGCAPSEIVLGNGSNEVIEFLVKAFVGSGDMVITSHPSFLMYQKFVQVRGGENVVIDLKDMHHDLAAIAAAVTERTKLIFLDNPNNPTGTLISREAFDGFLRTLPQSVIVVVDEAYVDFVDPAERIDILGYIRESEGIPAVVSLRTFSKAFGLAGLRVGFGVMHREVASLLHRVRQPFNINLPAQAGALAALADTAHYQLTLSGTAVGRAWLSAEVTRLGCTPYPSSTNFFLIDVKGDATKLYEAMLYKGVIVRSMKAYGYPDFIRITVGTEAENQRFIGALADCLKDLGYVA is encoded by the coding sequence ATGCAACTGCCTGTACCCCAAAACATTGCCGCCATTGTCCCCTACCCGCCCGGCAAACCCATGGATGAGCTCGAGCGCGAGTACGGGGTGACCAACGCCATCAAACTGGCCTCCAACGAAAATGCCTGGGGCCCCTCGCCCAAGGCGGTCGAGGCGATCGCGCAGATGCTTTCCACCCTGCACCGCTACCCCGACGGTTCCAGTTACTACCTCACCGAGGCAGTGGCCAAGTGGATCGGTTGCGCACCTTCGGAGATCGTGCTCGGCAACGGCTCCAACGAGGTGATCGAGTTTCTCGTCAAGGCCTTTGTCGGCAGTGGCGACATGGTCATCACCAGCCATCCGTCCTTCTTGATGTACCAGAAGTTTGTCCAGGTGCGCGGCGGCGAGAATGTGGTCATCGATCTCAAGGACATGCACCACGACCTTGCGGCCATCGCCGCGGCCGTGACCGAGCGGACCAAGTTGATCTTTCTCGATAATCCCAACAACCCCACCGGGACGCTCATTTCCCGTGAGGCTTTCGATGGCTTTCTCCGCACCCTGCCGCAGTCGGTGATCGTGGTGGTGGACGAGGCCTATGTGGATTTTGTCGATCCCGCGGAGCGGATCGATATCCTTGGTTACATCCGGGAGTCCGAGGGGATTCCTGCAGTGGTGAGCCTGCGCACCTTTTCCAAGGCCTTTGGTCTGGCCGGGTTGCGAGTCGGTTTTGGGGTTATGCACCGTGAGGTGGCTTCCCTGCTCCACCGGGTGCGGCAACCTTTCAATATCAACCTGCCTGCCCAGGCCGGTGCCCTGGCGGCCCTTGCCGATACCGCGCATTATCAGCTCACCCTGAGCGGGACCGCCGTGGGCCGGGCCTGGTTGAGCGCTGAGGTGACCCGGCTGGGGTGCACGCCCTACCCCTCCTCCACCAACTTTTTCCTCATCGATGTCAAGGGCGATGCGACCAAGCTCTATGAGGCCATGCTCTATAAGGGCGTTATTGTCCGTTCGATGAAGGCCTACGGGTATCCGGACTTCATCCGCATCACCGTGGGGACTGAGGCGGAGAATCAGCGCTTTATTGGTGCCCTGGCCGACTGTCTCAAGGATCTGGGCTATGTCGCGTAA
- the gatA gene encoding Asp-tRNA(Asn)/Glu-tRNA(Gln) amidotransferase subunit GatA, translating to MELSALTLHEAQDLLAAGETTSVALTEAVLNRIDQVEPKVQAYLALDREGALRQAEEADIRRNNGQTGPLNGIPLALKDVLCTTTMPTTCGSRMLEHFVAPYDATTVSKLKDGGAVLLGKLAMDEFAMGSTSENCAFKTPHNPWKLGYVAGGSSGGSAAAVAADECFASLGSDTGGSIRQPASLCGTVGMKPTYGRVSRYGLVAFASSLDQVGPLTKDVRDCALMMNTISGYDPCDSTSIKIDVPDFTAALKDGLNGVKVGVPAEYFGQGLDPEVDKAVRDGIAMLKEAGAEVVEVNLPHTDYCVAVYYLIAPAEASSNLARFDGVRYGYRDKSADALIEMYNKSRSQGFGDEVKRRILIGTYALSSGYYDAFYKKASQVRTLIKDDFAKAFAQCDLMVSPVCPTPSWKIGEKADDPLALYLSDILTLSANLAGIPGMSVPCGFSSAGLPIGMQLQASHFNEEILLRAAYNLEQRAGIAGKKPVIA from the coding sequence ATGGAACTCTCTGCATTAACCCTACATGAGGCCCAGGATCTGCTCGCCGCCGGTGAAACCACCTCGGTTGCCCTGACCGAAGCCGTGCTCAATCGCATCGACCAGGTGGAGCCCAAGGTTCAAGCCTACCTGGCCCTGGATCGAGAAGGGGCGCTGCGCCAGGCCGAAGAGGCCGATATCCGGCGGAACAACGGTCAGACCGGTCCGCTCAACGGTATTCCCCTGGCGCTCAAGGACGTGCTCTGCACCACCACCATGCCCACCACCTGCGGCTCGCGCATGCTGGAGCACTTTGTCGCCCCCTACGATGCGACCACGGTCAGCAAACTCAAGGATGGAGGGGCGGTGCTTTTGGGCAAACTGGCCATGGACGAATTCGCCATGGGCTCCACCAGTGAGAACTGCGCCTTCAAGACACCGCACAACCCGTGGAAGCTCGGCTACGTGGCCGGCGGCTCCAGCGGCGGTTCGGCAGCTGCGGTTGCCGCCGACGAATGTTTCGCCTCGCTCGGTTCCGATACCGGCGGCTCGATTCGTCAGCCGGCATCGCTCTGTGGTACCGTGGGCATGAAGCCGACCTATGGCCGGGTGTCCCGCTACGGTTTGGTGGCCTTTGCCTCCTCGCTCGATCAGGTTGGCCCCCTGACCAAGGATGTGCGTGACTGCGCCCTGATGATGAACACCATCAGCGGCTACGATCCCTGCGATTCCACCTCGATCAAGATCGATGTCCCGGACTTCACCGCCGCCCTCAAGGATGGACTCAACGGGGTGAAGGTCGGTGTTCCGGCCGAGTATTTCGGCCAGGGGCTCGATCCGGAGGTAGACAAGGCGGTCCGTGACGGCATTGCCATGCTCAAGGAGGCCGGTGCCGAGGTGGTGGAGGTCAACCTGCCCCACACCGATTACTGTGTCGCCGTCTACTACCTGATTGCCCCGGCCGAGGCCAGCTCCAACCTGGCCCGGTTCGATGGTGTGCGCTACGGCTATCGCGACAAATCCGCCGATGCCCTGATCGAGATGTACAACAAAAGCCGCTCCCAGGGATTCGGCGACGAGGTCAAGCGTCGTATTCTCATCGGCACCTACGCCCTCTCCTCCGGGTACTACGATGCCTTTTACAAAAAGGCGTCCCAGGTGCGGACCCTGATCAAGGACGACTTTGCCAAGGCCTTTGCCCAGTGCGACCTGATGGTCTCCCCGGTCTGCCCGACGCCGTCGTGGAAGATCGGCGAGAAGGCCGACGATCCGCTGGCGCTCTATCTCTCCGATATTCTCACCCTGTCTGCCAACCTTGCCGGTATTCCCGGCATGTCGGTTCCCTGCGGCTTCAGCAGCGCAGGCCTCCCGATCGGCATGCAGCTCCAGGCCTCCCACTTCAACGAGGAGATTCTTTTGCGGGCTGCCTACAACCTTGAACAACGTGCCGGAATAGCCGGCAAAAAACCGGTGATCGCCTGA
- the gatC gene encoding Asp-tRNA(Asn)/Glu-tRNA(Gln) amidotransferase subunit GatC, giving the protein MKITREEVQHVAKLARLDLSEAEVDRMTGQLDAILSYVAKLDELDTKGVPVTTHTQNVVNAFREDEVRPSLPRELALQNGPEQNGETFVVPRVIS; this is encoded by the coding sequence ATGAAAATTACCCGTGAAGAAGTACAGCATGTGGCCAAGTTGGCCCGTCTCGACCTGTCCGAGGCCGAAGTGGACCGCATGACCGGTCAACTCGATGCCATTTTGTCCTATGTGGCCAAACTCGATGAACTCGATACCAAGGGCGTGCCGGTCACCACCCACACCCAGAACGTGGTCAATGCCTTTCGCGAAGACGAGGTTCGCCCCTCACTGCCCCGCGAACTGGCCCTGCAGAATGGTCCTGAGCAAAACGGCGAAACCTTTGTCGTGCCCCGGGTCATCAGCTGA
- a CDS encoding HD domain-containing phosphohydrolase, with amino-acid sequence MGSKILIADDDSLVRLAIQKILTLFDHEVVAVESGRQVLEHVSDEFDVIVLDINMPDMDGFETLERLNEQRVDIPVLFLTGVGTMDYAVKAIHLGAYDFLTKPIADIELFHVKVKQAVEKRHYLLQERAYKEQLECEVQAKTRELAEKNQLLEQYSCHLEGATVQIMSSLQAAMEEKDGYTAGHTLRVTELAMLLGQSARLHSDDLLVLQRASQFHDIGKLVIDLSCIRKPGDLSPEEWELIKKHPEIGASIIEPLTFMEREREIIRHHHEKLDGSGYPDGIGGDEIDMLTRIITIVDSYDAMTSRRNYRKNLTTPEAIGELRRCAGTQFDPELVEIFAGVVLSARSLYKQ; translated from the coding sequence ATGGGGTCAAAGATTCTCATAGCCGATGATGATAGCCTGGTCCGTCTGGCGATTCAGAAAATCCTCACCCTGTTCGACCATGAGGTGGTCGCGGTCGAATCGGGACGCCAGGTGCTTGAGCATGTTTCAGACGAGTTTGACGTCATTGTCCTTGATATCAACATGCCGGACATGGACGGCTTCGAGACATTGGAGCGTCTTAATGAACAACGTGTTGATATACCTGTTCTTTTTTTAACCGGTGTCGGGACCATGGATTACGCGGTCAAGGCGATCCATCTCGGTGCCTATGATTTCCTCACCAAGCCCATTGCTGATATCGAACTTTTTCACGTCAAGGTCAAGCAGGCCGTGGAAAAGCGGCACTATCTGCTCCAGGAGAGGGCCTACAAGGAGCAGCTGGAATGCGAGGTCCAGGCCAAGACCCGGGAGTTGGCCGAAAAAAATCAGTTGCTTGAGCAATACAGCTGCCATCTCGAGGGGGCCACGGTGCAGATCATGTCCAGCCTGCAGGCCGCCATGGAGGAAAAGGACGGCTACACTGCCGGCCATACCCTGCGGGTGACCGAGCTGGCCATGCTGCTGGGGCAGTCGGCCAGACTGCACAGTGATGATCTGCTGGTGCTGCAGAGGGCTTCTCAGTTTCACGATATTGGCAAGCTGGTGATCGATCTCTCCTGTATCCGTAAACCGGGCGATCTCAGCCCTGAGGAATGGGAGCTCATTAAAAAACATCCCGAGATCGGTGCGAGTATCATCGAACCGCTCACCTTTATGGAACGCGAGCGGGAAATCATCCGCCACCATCACGAAAAGCTCGACGGTTCTGGTTATCCGGATGGAATCGGCGGCGATGAAATCGATATGCTCACCCGCATCATCACCATCGTCGACAGCTACGATGCCATGACCTCCCGCCGCAACTACCGCAAAAACCTGACCACCCCCGAGGCCATCGGCGAATTGCGCCGTTGTGCCGGAACCCAGTTCGACCCTGAGCTGGTGGAGATCTTTGCAGGGGTTGTTCTTTCCGCGCGTTCGCTGTATAAACAGTAG
- a CDS encoding PhoH family protein has product MTNSSSPKTFILDTNVILHDSACINNFQEHDIVIPITVLEELDQFKKGNQSLNFHAREFVRSLDSLSAGKLLNGGVRIGPDKGKVSIKLEQVTHEDLRLHFPASSKPDHQILNIGYCLAKDDPTRRYILVTKDVNLRMKAKSVGLMAEDYTTDHVKNIGGLYTGCRRIEEVDPEVIDALHRDHPGISVDALSGHMDLLANEYLILRNSRKSVLATHNHGERRLEKIHRVTVYGITPRNAEQSFAIHALCNPHVPLVSVSGKAGTGKTLLALAAALEQRSNYRQIMLARPIVPLSNKDIGYLPGDINSKIGPYMQPLYDNLAVIRNQFSEQSEMGQILGRLQEEKRLIIEPLAYIRGRSLVSMYMIVDEAQNLTPHEVKTIITRAGEGTKVVFTGDIHQIDHPYLDTQSNGLSHLIEKMQGQPLYAHVNLEKGERSELAMLASELL; this is encoded by the coding sequence ATGACCAACAGCTCCTCTCCCAAAACCTTTATCCTGGATACCAATGTCATTCTTCATGATTCGGCATGCATAAACAATTTCCAGGAGCATGACATCGTCATCCCTATTACTGTTCTTGAGGAACTGGATCAGTTCAAAAAGGGCAACCAATCGCTGAATTTTCACGCGCGGGAATTTGTTCGTTCACTGGACAGCCTCAGTGCGGGCAAACTGCTCAACGGCGGAGTGAGAATCGGCCCGGACAAGGGTAAGGTCTCCATCAAGCTGGAGCAGGTGACCCACGAGGATTTGCGCCTCCATTTTCCCGCCTCCTCCAAACCCGACCACCAGATTCTCAATATCGGCTACTGCCTGGCCAAGGATGACCCCACCCGGCGCTATATCCTGGTGACCAAGGACGTCAACCTGCGGATGAAGGCCAAGTCGGTGGGGTTGATGGCCGAGGATTACACCACCGATCATGTCAAGAATATCGGAGGGTTGTATACGGGGTGCCGTCGGATTGAGGAGGTGGATCCGGAGGTGATCGATGCCCTCCACCGCGATCATCCCGGAATCTCGGTCGATGCCCTGTCCGGACACATGGATCTACTCGCCAACGAGTACCTGATCCTCAGAAACAGCCGAAAATCGGTGCTTGCCACCCATAATCACGGGGAACGGCGGCTGGAAAAGATCCATCGGGTAACGGTCTATGGTATAACCCCGCGCAACGCGGAGCAGAGTTTTGCCATCCACGCCCTGTGCAATCCCCATGTCCCCCTGGTGAGCGTCTCGGGTAAGGCTGGAACCGGCAAAACCCTGCTTGCCCTGGCCGCCGCCCTGGAGCAGCGGTCGAACTACCGCCAGATCATGCTTGCACGGCCGATCGTGCCCCTGTCCAACAAGGACATCGGCTACCTGCCCGGCGACATCAACTCCAAGATCGGTCCCTACATGCAGCCGCTCTATGACAACCTGGCGGTCATCCGTAACCAGTTTTCCGAGCAGAGTGAAATGGGGCAGATCCTGGGCCGGCTGCAGGAGGAAAAGCGGCTGATCATCGAACCGCTGGCCTATATCCGCGGCCGCAGTCTGGTGAGTATGTACATGATCGTCGATGAGGCGCAAAACCTGACCCCGCACGAGGTAAAAACAATCATCACCCGTGCCGGAGAAGGCACCAAGGTGGTGTTCACCGGCGATATCCACCAGATCGATCATCCCTACCTCGACACCCAGTCAAACGGCCTGAGCCACCTGATCGAAAAGATGCAGGGGCAGCCGCTCTACGCCCATGTCAACCTTGAAAAGGGTGAGCGTTCCGAACTCGCGATGCTTGCCAGTGAACTTTTATGA
- a CDS encoding DUF1045 domain-containing protein — MSMRYALFFTPPATSPLWLQGCRWLGRDAVSGVSLAQPSFRGLDGDTLVELTRTPARYGFHATLVAPFRLKEGMREEELLDAVTDFAAGQRQLTTPPLTVSQLDHFFCLRPVRHSAALQGLASLCTRAFDRFRAPLNPSELARRKAAQLSGQEKKNLELWGYPYVFEQFRFHFTLTTRMADGKCKNRIHVALLDYFEPLLDEPLLVDALCLFVEPAPGQPLRCLHRFSLASPPPFNEERVANDQQLLSQNLYPGYQCHSS, encoded by the coding sequence ATGTCTATGCGATATGCCCTCTTTTTTACCCCTCCTGCAACCTCGCCGCTCTGGCTTCAGGGGTGTCGTTGGCTCGGTCGGGACGCGGTCAGCGGGGTTTCCCTGGCGCAACCTTCCTTTCGTGGTCTGGATGGAGATACCCTTGTCGAGTTGACGAGAACCCCTGCTCGATACGGGTTTCATGCCACCCTGGTGGCCCCGTTCCGTCTCAAGGAAGGTATGCGGGAGGAGGAATTGCTCGATGCGGTGACTGATTTTGCCGCTGGTCAGCGTCAGCTCACCACCCCTCCTTTGACCGTTTCTCAACTGGATCATTTTTTCTGTCTGCGTCCGGTCCGCCACTCCGCAGCCCTGCAGGGGCTGGCCTCGTTGTGTACCCGCGCCTTTGACCGCTTTCGTGCGCCGCTCAACCCCAGTGAGCTGGCCCGGCGCAAGGCGGCGCAGCTCAGCGGCCAGGAAAAGAAAAATTTGGAACTTTGGGGATATCCCTATGTTTTTGAACAGTTCCGCTTCCACTTCACCTTGACAACACGCATGGCCGATGGCAAATGCAAGAATCGGATCCATGTCGCCCTGTTGGATTATTTTGAACCCTTGCTCGACGAGCCCCTGCTCGTCGATGCGCTTTGTCTCTTTGTCGAACCGGCACCCGGACAACCACTGCGTTGTCTCCACCGGTTTTCCCTTGCCTCCCCACCCCCATTCAACGAGGAACGAGTCGCCAATGACCAACAGCTCCTCTCCCAAAACCTTTATCCTGGATACCAATGTCATTCTTCATGA
- a CDS encoding alkaline phosphatase family protein: MSKLLVVIIDGLCTETLACAHVPSLDSLGKRGVVAVHLQSQHPDLTLPNLVGLFTSLPRDEHGVVSNSGAAAVSPHAISLFSVLRYRQQNVAAYYSNDRMRLLFPQGTLQTGVLINSQSIRNVDREISEQAARHLQREKPDCCLLYLEGANITGSHFGFTSEPYLESVEQADRAIGVLLEHLLFVGAEREYTTLVVGCCGSASRAHGVECASPVLLAGPGIAKGLVVEQPVSLIDLAPTMASILGVAPHPDWRGRMLAEWFQRKPLEMRTLSTKNATSGRRHEQLAA, translated from the coding sequence ATGTCCAAACTACTGGTGGTCATTATCGACGGTCTCTGTACTGAAACCCTGGCCTGCGCCCATGTACCGAGCCTGGATAGCCTGGGTAAACGGGGCGTAGTTGCCGTCCATCTGCAATCGCAGCATCCCGACCTCACCCTGCCCAATCTCGTCGGCCTGTTCACCTCCCTGCCCCGCGACGAGCACGGAGTCGTCTCCAACAGCGGCGCAGCAGCCGTTTCCCCCCACGCAATCTCCCTGTTCTCCGTGCTTCGCTACCGCCAGCAGAACGTTGCCGCCTACTACAGCAACGATCGAATGCGTCTCCTCTTTCCCCAGGGAACCCTGCAGACCGGCGTTCTGATCAACTCCCAATCCATCCGTAACGTTGACCGGGAGATCAGTGAACAGGCGGCCCGCCATCTGCAGCGGGAAAAGCCCGATTGCTGCCTCCTCTACCTCGAGGGCGCCAACATCACCGGCAGCCACTTCGGCTTTACCTCCGAACCCTACCTGGAAAGCGTGGAGCAGGCGGATCGCGCCATCGGCGTTCTCCTCGAACACCTGCTCTTTGTCGGTGCGGAACGGGAGTACACCACGCTGGTGGTGGGCTGCTGCGGATCCGCTTCCAGAGCGCATGGCGTGGAGTGTGCCTCGCCGGTGCTGCTCGCCGGGCCGGGAATCGCCAAAGGGCTGGTTGTGGAGCAGCCGGTTTCCCTGATCGATCTCGCCCCGACCATGGCCTCCATCCTCGGTGTGGCGCCCCATCCGGATTGGCGGGGACGAATGCTGGCCGAATGGTTTCAGCGCAAGCCGCTGGAAATGCGTACGCTTTCCACGAAAAACGCGACATCCGGCCGTCGGCACGAACAACTCGCGGCCTGA
- a CDS encoding lysophospholipid acyltransferase family protein encodes MFTVDDILSQYYPKLSDRPLITPPLRLVLRRVLREGEFLRFGEQYPHLQGMDFVEQVLETLQFTYTVSDRDRENIPVSGRVMIVANHPIGSLDGLALLKLVHEVRSDVRIVGNDLLETIKPLRPCLLSVKVMTGNTLKQQIAQIDRALSNEEAVIIFPAGEVSRFGTHGIKDGRWQKGFLRLATRAKAPILPIHIRGRNSLSFYTTSLVAKPLSTLMLIGEMFRRQNKPLRLTIGGLIPYSAYEGLKLREKDKLTLFRKHLYRIGTGKKGIFATETAIARPERRIVLKRNIQQGELLGKTPDGKEIYLFSGDAHPSVMREIARLREITFRAVGEGTGKRRDTDTYDRYYRHLVLWSAEDLEIVGAYRFADAGAVVREHGVEGLYSHSLFHFNQSHFPYLECGLELGRSFVQQKYWGKRSLDYLWYGIGAFLRRNPQYRYLFGPVSISNAMPQMAKELLIFFYKLYFTDTDNQPCSRNPFRFSLPVTDLADSFVGNNYRQDLVHLKSLLGSMGASIPTLYKQYTELCSPGGVIFLDFNVDQDFGNCVDGLVVVDVHQLKANKRKRYIEDSLDGRENAADQ; translated from the coding sequence ATGTTCACCGTCGACGACATCCTCAGCCAATATTATCCCAAGCTCAGTGACCGCCCCCTGATCACGCCGCCGCTGCGCTTGGTGCTTCGCCGGGTGCTGCGGGAAGGGGAGTTCCTCCGTTTCGGTGAGCAGTATCCCCATCTCCAGGGCATGGATTTTGTCGAACAGGTGCTGGAAACCCTGCAGTTCACCTACACCGTCAGCGACCGCGACCGGGAAAACATACCGGTCAGCGGCCGGGTGATGATCGTGGCCAATCATCCCATCGGCAGTCTCGATGGCCTGGCCCTGCTCAAGCTGGTGCACGAGGTGCGTTCCGATGTGCGTATTGTCGGCAACGATCTTCTCGAGACCATCAAGCCGCTGCGCCCCTGCCTGCTCTCGGTCAAGGTAATGACCGGCAACACCCTCAAACAGCAGATCGCGCAAATCGATCGGGCCCTGTCCAACGAAGAGGCGGTGATCATCTTCCCCGCGGGCGAGGTTTCCCGCTTCGGCACCCATGGGATCAAAGACGGACGCTGGCAAAAGGGTTTTCTTCGTCTGGCTACACGGGCCAAGGCACCGATTCTGCCGATCCATATCCGCGGCCGCAACTCGCTCTCCTTCTACACCACCTCCCTGGTGGCCAAGCCGCTTTCCACCCTGATGCTGATCGGCGAGATGTTTCGCCGCCAGAATAAACCCCTGCGCCTGACCATAGGCGGCCTGATTCCCTACAGCGCCTATGAAGGGCTGAAACTGCGGGAAAAAGACAAACTGACCCTGTTCCGCAAACATCTCTATCGCATCGGTACCGGTAAAAAAGGGATCTTTGCCACGGAAACGGCCATTGCCCGGCCGGAACGGCGGATCGTGCTGAAACGAAACATCCAACAGGGGGAGTTGCTGGGCAAGACACCGGATGGCAAAGAGATCTACCTCTTTTCCGGCGATGCTCATCCTTCGGTGATGCGGGAGATCGCCCGTCTGCGGGAAATCACCTTCCGCGCCGTGGGGGAGGGGACAGGGAAACGCCGCGACACCGACACCTATGACCGCTACTACCGTCATCTGGTGCTCTGGTCGGCCGAGGATCTGGAGATCGTCGGCGCCTACCGCTTTGCCGATGCCGGAGCCGTGGTTCGGGAGCATGGCGTGGAAGGGCTCTACAGCCATAGCCTGTTCCATTTCAACCAGAGCCATTTTCCCTATCTGGAATGCGGCCTTGAATTGGGACGCAGTTTCGTCCAGCAGAAATACTGGGGCAAACGCAGCCTGGATTACCTCTGGTACGGAATCGGCGCCTTTCTCCGCCGCAACCCCCAGTACCGTTACCTCTTCGGTCCGGTAAGCATCAGCAACGCCATGCCGCAGATGGCCAAGGAGTTGCTCATTTTCTTCTACAAGCTCTACTTCACCGACACCGACAACCAGCCCTGCTCGCGCAACCCCTTCCGCTTCTCCCTGCCGGTGACCGATCTGGCGGACTCCTTTGTCGGCAACAACTACCGCCAGGATTTGGTCCATCTCAAGTCGCTGCTCGGCTCCATGGGCGCATCTATCCCCACGCTCTACAAGCAGTACACCGAACTCTGCTCCCCGGGGGGGGTCATCTTTCTCGATTTTAACGTGGATCAGGATTTTGGCAACTGCGTCGACGGCCTGGTGGTGGTCGATGTCCATCAGCTCAAGGCCAACAAACGAAAGCGCTATATCGAGGATTCGCTGGATGGGAGGGAGAACGCGGCGGATCAGTAA